The sequence GTGATGGCTCCATAGCCGATCAGCGCCACCGCTGCGATCACCGTCCATGTGCCACGGCCTGAGTTCCCCAGGAAGTTCGCCACGAAACCCACGTACGGGACGGCGTAGAACAGCTTGCCCTTGACCTGGATGGCGCGGACCGGTTCTGGATCGTTGGCTCCGTTGTTGTCACCCTTGGTGATCAGGGTCTTTTCGCCCTGCTGGGTGGAACCGAAGCCGACAACCCGGTGCGTTTCCACGTCCGGCCGGCCCGAATAGAGCTGGAAGGTGACGACGTCGCCGTACTTGAGTTCGTCAAACGGCGCGGGCTTCATCACCATGAACGTTCCCGGCGGGTACTTCTGGACCATGGACTTGGTGAGGATCGTGTAGGTCTGCGAACCCGTCGCCACCGGCACCACAATCAGGACGAGGGCGGCGAACAGTGCCACCAGCATGGCGGCCATGCTCAGGAAGCGTCCGACGGCGGCCCAGGCGGCTTTGCGCCCGCGTGCCGGCTTTGGCGCGGCTGCCGGAGATTCGGGTTCGGTGGCTCCGCCGAGAAGGCGTTCGGTCAGGTCAGCAGCCACTGGGCACCCCGCAGAGTTGACGTGCGGTGAGTGGAAGGGAGATCGTCACTGCTTGTCCTTTCACTGTTGACGGGGCGCCGGAGGCGAGGCTGACCTGGAAGCAGAAGACGGTGGACGCGCCTTTGCCCACCGTGGGCGAGACGAGGCCGCTGGTGCCGATCTGCGCGTAGCCGGTGCTGGAGCTGCATTCCGTCGAGGAAACGGCGGTCTTCGCGCTCACGATGATGTAGGTGGCAAGGACTCCGCCGTTGAGGTTCGCCACGCTCGGCGGCCCTACGGTGCTTGCGGTGTTGAACTGGCCGCCGGCGTTGGTGTTGTTGGTGACCACCACCCCGCCGTAGACCGAGGTTCCCGGCCCCAAGGTCCCTGCCGGAGACAAGGTCAGGTTCGCCGAGGTCTTCCCGTCCGCGAGCGTCATGTTGGTCGTCGTGCCGGTGTTGACCGCCTGCAGCGTCGTATCGAATGACGCCGACGTGATGGTGCCCGGAGTTGCCGATGCCACGGCATTCCAGAGTGCGTAGGTTCCCTGCACCGTGAACAGGCCCAGGACCACTGCGAAGGCGACCAAAGCTGCCGTCTGCAGCCTGCGCTTCGTGCGCATGGTCCCCTCCTGGTTGTCGTCCTGTTGCCTGATCACCAAGCGGGTGGCTGTTCAGCCACCCGCCTGGTCAAACTAGGCTCCTGCGGGAAGGACCTGCGACAGCGTGTAGCTAACGTTTCCGAGGTTGTATTCCTTAGTGACGTCACTCCGGCCGGTGGTGGCGCCTTTGAATTCGAAAACAGTTGTGGCCGTAACAGTCTGGGTCGCGCTGCCTGTCACCGGCTTCAGGACGGTGGTGGACGTAACGTCACCCGCGCCGTTAGAGAGCTTGAGCGGTGAAACGGTGACGTTGTCGCTCGTGAACGTGCTGGCCGGAACGTTGGCGAGAACTACGTTGGCTGCCATTTTGTCGCCTACCAGCGTCACCGTCAGGTCCTGCGAGTAGGTGAGTTTGTCGCCCGGCACAATTTTATAGGTGTTGATGTCGATCGGGTTGTTGTTCCGATCCTTCCAGACACCCGTACCTGCCTTGACGTTCAGGTCACCGGCGGCGATCGTGCCAGGCGTGGCGGTGTCGACCGCGTTCCACGCGGCCAGGGTACCCCCGCCGCCCAGCAGCAGTGCAGCGCCGACGGCGATAGCGGCAGTTCCCTTAACCAGAGTGCTGTTCTTCATGATGTCCCCTCAGACTTTGTGGTGTTCGTTCCTTTTGTCTAACTGGGGACCACTTTGCACGCCCAACCTCAGGAAGCGAGGGGGTAAAGAGTCAACAAATCCTCAAGGTATTTGAAAGTTCAACCGAGGCCTGACCTGCGCTTCTACCCCAAATGCCGCCCTCGGCGCCTCGCCTGCCGGGGCACCGCGGCAGCTACTGTTGCCGGCCCAGTTCGGCGCCAAGAATGTCCAGTGCGTTGGTACGCATGGCACTGAACGCCTGGTCCGGCCGCAGACCTGCCACATCCCTCAGCCATACGTAAGGTTCAATCCCGGCAACAGCCCTAAGCCGCACGGCCAGGCCGACGGTGTCGATTCCGGATCCGTTGGATTCCAGCGGCGCCAGGGCGTCGCCGTACCAGCCCACGGCGCGTCCGCCGCGCAGGGTGGGCCGGGCAGCGCCGGGAGTCAGGGACAGCCGCAAGGACGCGCGCAGCTGCGGTTCCCAGGCGCGGATGAACTCGAAGTGCGCGTCCAGGGTGCGTTCCAGGCGGGCACGGATGTCCGACGGCGGATCCTCACCTAGCAGCGACCCCAGCCCGGTTTCGGGGAGGGCCGCGTGCAGGAGGGCCTCCTTGTCCGGGAAGTAGCGGTAGGCAGTGGTCCGGGATATACCGGCAATGGCGGCGACTTCCGCAACCGACGGATCCTGCCCGTCCTTCAAGAGGTCCCGGAGCGAAGACACCAGCTCTTCACGGGTGCGCGACTTCTGCCGGGTCCTTCCGGTCTCCAGATATTTTTCATTGTGGCGTACGGACACAAGACTTATGATACAGACGTACCGTTATGGTACGGATGTCCCATAAAATACTCATTGAGGGGTTTCCCGTGGCCGATCCCATTGCAGTGAATCCGCAGCACTACCGGCTCGTCTTCGAAAACGACCGGGTCCGCGTCCTCGAGTACAGCGACGGCCCGGGAGACACCACCGGCACCCATTCCCACCCTGACAGCGTGATGGTGACGCTCAGTTCCTTCACCCGCCGCCTCCGTTCAGGAGACCGGGAAGCGGATGTGGAGCTGCGGGCAGGGCAGGCCCGCTGGCTCGACGCGCAGGAACATTCCGGGACGAATACCGGCTCCACGCCTACACACTGCCTCTTTATCGAGCTGAAGGAGCCACATGTGGAGAGCCCCGGCCAGGATGAGCCGGCAACCCAGGCCGCCCACCTTGGCCCCGCTGATTCCTAGCTGCCGGACAGCCCCCCGGGCCGGTCCCCTGCCAGCAGCAGCCGGCACCACGCATCGGCCAGCCATTCGGCGAACTGCCCAGGCGCCCACCCGCGCTGGCCCACCAGCAGCACCCAGTACTCGGGACCGTTCATACTCCAGACAACATCGGCAAGTTCAGCGGCCGGGCGGTCCGTCCGCAGCTCGCCGGTGGCGGCAAGGTCCTCCACGAACTTAAGCATGTTGGCGGCCCGCCGTTCGGAGATCTCGGTCCAGAGCGCTGCGCAGTCGGGATCGCTGCCCGCGGCGTCGCGAAGGGCCAGATAAACCGGCGCCAGGCGGGGCTGGATGCCGGCCAGCGCGTGCGCATAGATAGAAATTTTCCGGGCCGCCCCGCTCGCCTCCCGCAGGCGGATCACATAGTCCCGTTGTTCAGCGGGCACAGCCTGGCCGGTGCCCGAGATGGCCGTTTCCACCACTTCACGCATGAGGTCCGGCTTCCGCCCGATGGTGGCATAGATGGTGTCGACGGCGACTCCGGCCCGCCGCGCAATGCCCGCCACGGTGGTGGACCGGTACCCCTCCCCCACGAAGAGTTCGCGGGCGGCAACCAGCACTGCCTCGCGGGTGGCGGCCGCCTGCTCCTTCCGCCGGGGCGAGTGGTAGCGGCGGGCGGGGGCATTGACTTCACTCATTGGCGGGCCTAGCCTTATTTCATCCGAATACTGTTCGGATGAATTGTAGCAGGAAGCCCCGGACCGCAGGGCACTGACACAGCGCACCGCGTCAACGCAACGGAACAGGGGCGGAAGGGCAGGGCACCATGTCAGAGCACTTCGACACCGTAGTGATAGGCGGCGGCCAGGCAGGCCTGGCCATGGGCTACCACTTGTCCCGCGCCAGGCGTTCGTTCGTGATCCTCGATGAGAACCCACGGACCGGAGACAGCTGGCGCACCCGCTGGGACTCCCTCAGGCTCTTCACCCCTGCCCGGTACGACGCCCTTCCCGGCAGCCGCTATCCCGCCGCGCCCTGGTCCTACCCGTCGCGTGAAGAATTCGCCAACTACCTCAGCAGCTATGCGCAGACGTTCCACCTGCCCGTCAGGAACAATCGCAGGGTCACCCGCCTCAGCCACAACGGAAACAGTTTCACCATCGAAACTGACGGCCAAAACCTGGCGGCAGACAACGTGGTGGTCGCCCCCGGCTGGGACCGCAAGCCAAAAGTGCCGGCCTTCGCTGACCAGCTCAGCCCGGATATCAGGCAGCTCACGGCGGGCACCTATAAGGGCCCAAGGGACCTGGCAGCAGGCCCCGTCCTGGTGGTCGGGGCAGGCAACTCCGGAGCCGACGTCGCGCTTGAACTCGCGTCCACCCACAAGGTTTATTTTTCGGGGCGGCACCCGGGCCAGATCCCCTGGCCCATCGACGCCGTGGCGGCCCGCCCGCTCACCCTCGCCGTCTTCTTCGCCTTCTCACACATCGTGAACCTCAACACGCCCGCCGGACGGAAAGCCCGGCCGCACATCCTCGCCCACAGCGGGCCGTTGGTCCGGGTGAAAGACCGTGACCTGGTGCGTGCCGGCGTCGAACGTGTCCCCAGGACGGAAGGCGCCAAAGACGGCCGCCCACAGCTCGCGGACGGCAGAACGCTTGAAATTACCAACGTCATTTGGTGCACCGGTTTCCGGCCGGACCTGGCGTGGATTGACCTGCCGGTGACCGGCCCGGACGGGGAGCCGAAGCAGGTCCGCGGCGTAGCCAAACCGCAGGGGCTGTATTTCCTGGGCGCCACCTTCCAGCAGTCGCTGGCGTCCTCGATGGTGAACGGCGTGGGCAGGGATGCGGCCTTCATCGCCCGGCATATCGCCGCAAGAGCGCCGCGGCCAGCAAATGCACTGGGCAACGCGGCCGCCACAGTCAGGCCGGAAGGTTCAGCTGCTCCACAATGATGCGGGCGGTGGCGGGGTCGCCAAGGATACGGAAATGCCCCGCCACCGGCAGCTCAATGTTGGTGGCCCCGGGCAGGACGCTCCCCTCCGGAATGTGTGGATCGAACGGCCCATACAGGGAAGTGATGCGGCTGTTAATGGTCTGCTCGCGCGACATCTGGAGGGTCAGGGCGTTCCGCGGCGAGAAGATCCGCAGGCTGGGAAGCAGCATGTAACGGGCGTAGCGCGAGCCGGAAAACGGCGAGCACACAGCGATCATCCGGTCGATCCGGTGTTCGGGATCCAGGGACAGCATGGTGTACTTGCCGATCAGGCCGCCCTTGCTGTGCGCCACCAGGATGGCATCGCGCAACCCCGCCTCCTCAAGGTGCTGCGCCACCAGCTTGGCGCCGTCCGGCACCTTCAGTTTGTTGCGCTGGAGCACCGTGACCACATGCACCGGGTGCCCGGCGTCGTGGATGGCCTGGATAAGCGGCATCATGAACTGCCAGTTTTCGTACACGCCGGGAATGATCACCACGGGTGCGCGGGTCCCGTTGCGGAAGGACGCCGGCTGCACGCGCGAGAAGAATCCGCGGACCTGCCAGACCGCGGCGTACACGTAGTCCTGCGCCCACCACACAGCCTTCTGCAGCGGACTGATGCGGGCAGCGGCGCCGGGATCACTCATGAGTCGAGAATAGCCGCGCCGCGCGCCCTACCCACCAACAGGCCGCGCCAACACGCCCTGTTGCCCTATCAGATCTGGTCGCCAAAGCCCCGGCTTAGGGACCATATCTGATGGAGCAACTAGTAGTTGCGGCGGTGCTTCAGGCGGGGAATCACGACGGCGAACACGGCCGCCGCCGCGAACCCCAGGACACCCGTGGCGGCGATGCCCGGGCCCAGGGAGGCAAGCGCGGTCACCCCGGAGAGGAGGACTGGTCCCCCGGTGGACCCGGCGTCGGCCATGAACCGCCAGAGGCCCAGGAACTGCCCGCGGCCGCGGTCCGGCGAGAAATCGGCACCGAGGGTCATCACCAGTCCGGAGCTGATGCCGTTGCCAAACCCGATCAGCAGCGCGGCCAGCAGCAACCCCACGAAGGACCCTGTCAGCGGGATCAGGAGCAGGGCGGTCCCCATGAGCAGCGTGGAGGGTACGGCCACCCACTGCCGGCCCTTGCGGTCCATGAGCTTTCCGGCCGGGTAGAACACCAGCATGTCGATAGCGCCGGACAGCCCGTAGATCAGGGAGGCGGAGGTGGCGTCCATGCCCAGATGGTCGGACCAGAGCGGGATCACCACCTGCCGGGAGGACCGCAGCGCGCTGAGCAGCAGGATGCCCACCCCCAGCGAAAGGAACACGCCCGCATGGGACACCGCAACGCTGCGGAGCGTGGGCTGGGGCCCGGCGTCCGCACCCGTGCGTACCTCCGGCGTCGTTAGGTCCGGGATGGTGAGGGACAGCAGGGCGGCGGCCGCCATGGCCACCACGCCCACCCAGTAGGCGCCGGCGATGCCGAAGAACTGCATCACCGCCGCCCCCGCAAACGGGCCGATGAACACTCCGATCCGGTTCACGCCGCCCAGCGTGGACAGCGCGCGGGCACGGAACGCCACGGGCACCGCCTCGGTGAGGTATTTTTGCCGCGCCAGGCCAAACACTGCTCCGGACATCCCGACGACGGTCATCGCCACGGCGAGCAGCCACAGTCCGTTCGGTGCCAGTGAGGACGTGGCGGCGGCCGCCAGGGCCAGGCCGGCGGCGACGGCGGCCCCCACGATGGACCAGCGTTCACCGAAGCGCAGGGTCACCAGGGACGCGGGCAGGTTGAAGAACCAGGACCCCAGCCCGATCAATGTGACGATCAGCGCTGCCACCGCCACCGAGGCACCAAGGTCGCGGGCGGACAACGCCACCACCGGCAGGATGGCACCCTGCCCGATTCCGAAAAGCAAGGTGGGGCCGAAGGCGGCCACTGCAATGCTGCGCAGGTTGAAGGGCTCGGGGTCGTCCGGGGAAGTCATCAGATTTATCCTATGGCCGCCCGATCCGGACCTCCCGCATTGGCAGGGGTGCCAGGAGTTTCCGGGGCCGCCCTGATGGGCCTGCGGTTCGGCCGGCCTTCAGCGTGCCCGCGGCTCCAGCCCGGCAAGGGCGCGGAACAGGTTTACCAGTTCCACGACGGCACCGATGATCGAGCCCACGATTCCGAGGACCAGGAAGACACGCACCAGGATGGGCCAGCCGGACCAGGCGGTGCCGAAGTCGAAAGGGAAGACGTCCCAGAGGCACAGCATGGCGGCCACCCCGATGCCCATGACCACAAGGTTTCCCAGTGCCAGCAGCGCCCTGGAGCGGATCAGCACGCACACGAGGTTCACTACGATGCCGGCGATCAACGAGGCATTGATCAGGTCCAGGGCCCTTGCCATGTCCGCCGTCAGGAACGGCAGCACCCGCCACCCGGGCCAGATGTTGATCCCGTACAGCAGCAGGGCGTTGATGATCGCGGAGCCTATGCTGCCGCTGCGGCCAGCACTGGTCCTGTTTGCCATCGCCACCCTCCTCACCGGTTGCCTGGCTACCCCTCCGCAGCGCCCCTAATCCGGCATCGGTTGCTTCGTACCGGTCGTTTTTACAGCGCTCAAAACGGCAGATACCCAGCAATCGATGCAGGGAGGGGGCTGTTGGGCGCCAGCGGACGTGCAACCAGAGTCGCGCAGGGCGTGCGACGGCGGGAAGTGCCGAAGGTCCCACGGGCGCCGGCGGGAGCCGGGCCGGGAGAATGATGCCGGGGAATCAGCAGCCCGCCAGCGGTTCATCGGCCTTGCCGTCCGCCGCGGCGTTCACCAGTTCTTCTGCAACAAAATGCAGCTTGGTATTGGTGTGCTGGCTCCTGGTGGCCAGGACCTGGAACGCCGCCGGCCCGTCCACACCCCGCAGCGCCATGACAACGCCCTTGGCCTGCTCGATCAGGGCCTTGTGTCCGTAGGCCCCCTCGATGGCCTCCTCTGCCGCATGCTGGGACTCGATCCGCAGGCTCTGGGTCACATCCACCATGAACCCGCGGACGTACCCGACGTGGCCCGTAGGATCGGCAATGGCCTGGACTGCGGAAACAACGCGCCGCTCCTTGCCGCGCACGTCAATGACCCGGTGGCGGAGCGCGCCTTGGCCGCCGCCGTCCAGCAGATTTTCCCAGAGGGCGCGGACAGGCTCCCGGTCCAGCGGATGCTTGTGGGCCATGAAGAGTTCCAGGGTGGGCACCACCTCGCCTGGCTTGAGGCCGTGGATGCCGAACACCGGCTTTTGGCGCGGCAGGCCCCGTAAAAATGCGGGGGTCACAAGTTGCCCGCGAAGGAGTAGCGTTCGCCTTATGGGGCGCCGATGATCTGCGCCCACAGCCAAGGGGAGGTCATTTCATGGGTGAAGTGTGGATCCGCACGCTGGGCAACGGGTTGGTCCGGGCAGACCGGGTCACGGAAATTTCATCCACCCGGGGGTCCCTTCACGAGGACAGCGGGTATTCATTGAAAGTCATCGTGGACGGCAAGGGCCACGTGCTGATCGACGACGGCGGTCTGGAGGGTTCGCTGCCCGAGCGGCTGGAATACGCCAGGCACATGGAAGACGCCCTGCTGCTGGCTATCGACGAGGCGCGCGAGAGCGACCCGTCCATGGTGATCTCATACGAGCCGGAACGCGAGCGCTGGTCCTCAGCACCGGTTTCGGTCTTAACGGGAAGGCTCCCCGAAGTCGTCTGACCTGGGGAGCCATCGCGCTGCACAGCATTAAGTCGCGCTGCACAGCCTCTAGTTGTGTGTCGGCTCCTCCACGAGGGCTGTGGCGATGCTGGCGGCGTCCTCCAGGGCGGCCAGGAAGCGCTCGGCGTCAAGGGCTGCCGCGCAGCCGGTGCCTGCTGCGGTGATGGCCTGCCGGTAGCGGTGGTCCACGGCATCGCCGCAGGCGAAGACGCCGGGCAGGTTGGTGCACGTAGTGGGCGCGTCCACCTTGATGTAGCCTTCGTCGTCCAGGTCCACCTGACCGGCCACCAGGTCGGTGCGGGGCAGGTGGCCGATGGCCACGAAGATGCCGGTGGCGTCCTGGTGCCGGGTTTCGCCGGTACGGGTGTCCGTCAGGGTCACGCCGCTGACCTTGCCGTCGCCGTGGATGGCCGTCACGGCGGAGTTCCAGGCGAAGCGGATCTTGGGATTGTCC comes from Pseudarthrobacter sp. NIBRBAC000502770 and encodes:
- a CDS encoding alternate-type signal peptide domain-containing protein produces the protein MKNSTLVKGTAAIAVGAALLLGGGGTLAAWNAVDTATPGTIAAGDLNVKAGTGVWKDRNNNPIDINTYKIVPGDKLTYSQDLTVTLVGDKMAANVVLANVPASTFTSDNVTVSPLKLSNGAGDVTSTTVLKPVTGSATQTVTATTVFEFKGATTGRSDVTKEYNLGNVSYTLSQVLPAGA
- a CDS encoding signal peptidase I; protein product: MAADLTERLLGGATEPESPAAAPKPARGRKAAWAAVGRFLSMAAMLVALFAALVLIVVPVATGSQTYTILTKSMVQKYPPGTFMVMKPAPFDELKYGDVVTFQLYSGRPDVETHRVVGFGSTQQGEKTLITKGDNNGANDPEPVRAIQVKGKLFYAVPYVGFVANFLGNSGRGTWTVIAAVALIGYGAITVYTSLRKTRKGDEPAAEAA
- a CDS encoding TetR/AcrR family transcriptional regulator, which codes for MSVRHNEKYLETGRTRQKSRTREELVSSLRDLLKDGQDPSVAEVAAIAGISRTTAYRYFPDKEALLHAALPETGLGSLLGEDPPSDIRARLERTLDAHFEFIRAWEPQLRASLRLSLTPGAARPTLRGGRAVGWYGDALAPLESNGSGIDTVGLAVRLRAVAGIEPYVWLRDVAGLRPDQAFSAMRTNALDILGAELGRQQ
- a CDS encoding TetR/AcrR family transcriptional regulator, with the protein product MSEVNAPARRYHSPRRKEQAAATREAVLVAARELFVGEGYRSTTVAGIARRAGVAVDTIYATIGRKPDLMREVVETAISGTGQAVPAEQRDYVIRLREASGAARKISIYAHALAGIQPRLAPVYLALRDAAGSDPDCAALWTEISERRAANMLKFVEDLAATGELRTDRPAAELADVVWSMNGPEYWVLLVGQRGWAPGQFAEWLADAWCRLLLAGDRPGGLSGS
- a CDS encoding PAS and ANTAR domain-containing protein, translated to MTPAFLRGLPRQKPVFGIHGLKPGEVVPTLELFMAHKHPLDREPVRALWENLLDGGGQGALRHRVIDVRGKERRVVSAVQAIADPTGHVGYVRGFMVDVTQSLRIESQHAAEEAIEGAYGHKALIEQAKGVVMALRGVDGPAAFQVLATRSQHTNTKLHFVAEELVNAAADGKADEPLAGC
- a CDS encoding cytoplasmic protein; the protein is MADPIAVNPQHYRLVFENDRVRVLEYSDGPGDTTGTHSHPDSVMVTLSSFTRRLRSGDREADVELRAGQARWLDAQEHSGTNTGSTPTHCLFIELKEPHVESPGQDEPATQAAHLGPADS
- a CDS encoding MFS transporter, giving the protein MTSPDDPEPFNLRSIAVAAFGPTLLFGIGQGAILPVVALSARDLGASVAVAALIVTLIGLGSWFFNLPASLVTLRFGERWSIVGAAVAAGLALAAAATSSLAPNGLWLLAVAMTVVGMSGAVFGLARQKYLTEAVPVAFRARALSTLGGVNRIGVFIGPFAGAAVMQFFGIAGAYWVGVVAMAAAALLSLTIPDLTTPEVRTGADAGPQPTLRSVAVSHAGVFLSLGVGILLLSALRSSRQVVIPLWSDHLGMDATSASLIYGLSGAIDMLVFYPAGKLMDRKGRQWVAVPSTLLMGTALLLIPLTGSFVGLLLAALLIGFGNGISSGLVMTLGADFSPDRGRGQFLGLWRFMADAGSTGGPVLLSGVTALASLGPGIAATGVLGFAAAAVFAVVIPRLKHRRNY
- a CDS encoding NAD(P)/FAD-dependent oxidoreductase, which produces MSEHFDTVVIGGGQAGLAMGYHLSRARRSFVILDENPRTGDSWRTRWDSLRLFTPARYDALPGSRYPAAPWSYPSREEFANYLSSYAQTFHLPVRNNRRVTRLSHNGNSFTIETDGQNLAADNVVVAPGWDRKPKVPAFADQLSPDIRQLTAGTYKGPRDLAAGPVLVVGAGNSGADVALELASTHKVYFSGRHPGQIPWPIDAVAARPLTLAVFFAFSHIVNLNTPAGRKARPHILAHSGPLVRVKDRDLVRAGVERVPRTEGAKDGRPQLADGRTLEITNVIWCTGFRPDLAWIDLPVTGPDGEPKQVRGVAKPQGLYFLGATFQQSLASSMVNGVGRDAAFIARHIAARAPRPANALGNAAATVRPEGSAAPQ
- a CDS encoding triacylglycerol lipase → MSDPGAAARISPLQKAVWWAQDYVYAAVWQVRGFFSRVQPASFRNGTRAPVVIIPGVYENWQFMMPLIQAIHDAGHPVHVVTVLQRNKLKVPDGAKLVAQHLEEAGLRDAILVAHSKGGLIGKYTMLSLDPEHRIDRMIAVCSPFSGSRYARYMLLPSLRIFSPRNALTLQMSREQTINSRITSLYGPFDPHIPEGSVLPGATNIELPVAGHFRILGDPATARIIVEQLNLPA